The Bacteroides ovatus genomic interval CAAAGGTAAGAGGATTTAGGCGAAAGTGGTATATTTGCAAACTTAAATTAAATAAAAGTGTTATGAAAAAGATTCTATTGATAGTATTAACCATATCGTTTTGCGGACTTACTGCCTGCAAAACCGGAACAAAAAAAGGAGGAGACATGGATAAAGAAACGTTGGTAAAGATTGAAACAACTTTAGGAGACATTGAGGTGAAACTATACAATGAGACACCGAAACATCGTGATAATTTTATCAAACTGGTGAAGGACGGAGTTTATGAAGGTACACTGTTTCACCGTGTTATCAAAGATTTTATGATTCAGGCCGGTGACCCGGACTCAAAAAATGCGCCGAAAGGAAAAATGCTGGGTACCGGAGACGTAGGTTATACCGTTCCCGCTGAATTTGTATATCCTAAATATTTCCATAAAAAAGGTGCCCTGTCCGCTGCCCGTCAGGGAGATAACGTGAACCCGAAGAAAGAATCTTCCGGTTGCCAGTTCTATATAGTGACAGGTAAAGTGTATAACGACTCTACCTTGCTGGGTATGGAAAGCCAGATGAATGAGAATAAGATAAATGTTATTTTCAATACACTGGCACAGAAACACATGAAGGAAATCTATAAGATGCGGAAAGCAAATGATGAAAACGGTCTTTATGATTTGCAGGAAAAACTGTTTGCGCAGGCACAGGAAATGGCAGCCAAACAACCGGAATTTCATTTCACTCCGGAACAGATTGAAGCCTATACAACGGTGGGAGGAACTCCGCATCTGGATGGCGAATATACTGTGTTCGGCGAAGTAGTGAAAGGAATGGATATTGTGGATAAGATCCAGCAGGTGAAAACCGACCGTAGCGACCGTCCCGAAGAGGATGTAAAGATAACAAAGGTGACAATACTTGACTGAATCGTATGAAAATCAACAGGCATATTCTTGATAATGGGTTACGTCTGGTACATTCGCAGGACGAAAGTACACAGATGGTTGCCCTTAATATATTATATAATGTGGGAGCTCGCGACGAAGATCCCGAGCATACTGGTTTTGCCCATCTGTTCGAACATCTGATGTTCGGAGGGTCGGTGAATATTCCCGATTATGACATGCCGCTTCAACTGGCGGGTGGAGAGAATAATGCCTGGACGAATAATGATATAACCAATTACTACCTCACTGTACCTCGTCAGAACGTAGAAACCGGCTTTTGGCTGGAATCTGACCGGATGTTGAGTCTTGATTTTAGCGAACGGAGTCTGGAGGTACAGCGGGGAGTAGTAATGGAAGAATTCAAACAGCGATGTTTGAATCAGCCTTATGGGGATATCGGACATCTTTTGCGTCCTCTGGCTTATCAGACGCATCCTTATCAATGGCCTACTATCGGAAAAGAGTTGTCGCATATTGCCAATGCTACGCTGGAAGAAGTGAAGGCATTCTTTTTCCGTTTTTATGCTCCTAATAATGCTATATTAGCTGTAACCGGCAATATCTCTTT includes:
- a CDS encoding peptidylprolyl isomerase, with amino-acid sequence MKKILLIVLTISFCGLTACKTGTKKGGDMDKETLVKIETTLGDIEVKLYNETPKHRDNFIKLVKDGVYEGTLFHRVIKDFMIQAGDPDSKNAPKGKMLGTGDVGYTVPAEFVYPKYFHKKGALSAARQGDNVNPKKESSGCQFYIVTGKVYNDSTLLGMESQMNENKINVIFNTLAQKHMKEIYKMRKANDENGLYDLQEKLFAQAQEMAAKQPEFHFTPEQIEAYTTVGGTPHLDGEYTVFGEVVKGMDIVDKIQQVKTDRSDRPEEDVKITKVTILD